One window from the genome of Acanthochromis polyacanthus isolate Apoly-LR-REF ecotype Palm Island chromosome 21, KAUST_Apoly_ChrSc, whole genome shotgun sequence encodes:
- the hoatz gene encoding cilia- and flagella-associated protein HOATZ: protein MSVQAEVPEQEEFDKLFTVFDGSSPEDVSHARQLWSSLSLLPPLESRLVSADIRQRLPVSRPQRSSTGARPSASEPPSVHDALQLQEERRRYAAMADQRKEIQALMRRQREQRIQKELLSVAFKPKAKVFRENMRQQQEASETEMDKELVKQLQ, encoded by the coding sequence ATGTCTGTTCAGGCTGAGGTTCCGGAGCAGGAGGAGTTTGACAAACTCTTTACCGTGTTTGACGGCTCTTCCCCGGAGGATGTGTCACACGCCCGGCAGCTGTGGAGCTCTCTGTCCCTGCTGCCGCCGCTGGAGTCCCGCCTGGTGTCGGCTGATATCCGCCAGAGGCTGCCGGTGTCCCGGCCGCAGCGCAGCAGCACCGGTGCCAGACCTTCCGCTTCGGAGCCTCCGAGTGTCCACGATGCTCTGCAGCTGCAGGAAGAGAGGCGGCGGTACGCAGCCATGGCCGACCAGAGGAAAGAGATCCAGGCTCTGAtgaggagacagagggagcaGAGGATTCAGAAGGAGCTGCTGTCTGTGGCCTTCAAACCTAAGGCGAAGGTCTTCAGAGAAAACATGAGGCAACAACAAGAAGCTTCAGAGACTGAGATGGACAAGGAGCTGGTGAAACAGCTTCAGTAA